The Stigmatopora argus isolate UIUO_Sarg chromosome 23, RoL_Sarg_1.0, whole genome shotgun sequence genome contains a region encoding:
- the tmem243b gene encoding transmembrane protein 243b, with product MDEFGSRTYGTSGLDNRPLFGETSARDRIINLAVGGFTSLVVLVTVISSFVFPSLPPRPLNIFFAVCVLLACGSTILLIYWYRQGDLEPKFRNLIYYKLASIVLLCLCANLYFHDVR from the exons ATGGACGAGTTCGGCAGCAGGACGTACGGCACCAGCGGCCTGGACAACCGACCGCTCTTCGGCGAGACGTCGGCACGG GATCGCATCATTAACTTGGCGGTGGGAGGATTCACGTCTCTGGTCGTGCTG GTGACGGTCATCAGCTCCTTTGTTTTCCCTTCGTTGCCGCCGCGGCCGCTCAACATCTTCTTCGCCGTTTGCGTCCTGCTCGCTTGCGGATCCACCATTTTGCTG ATCTACTGGTACCGCCAAGGCGACCTGGAGCCCAAGTTCCGCAACCTGATCTACTACAAGCTGGCGTCCATCGTGCTGCTGTGTCTATGTGCCAACCTCTACTTTCACGACGTCAGGTGA
- the LOC144068820 gene encoding uncharacterized protein LOC144068820 isoform X1 — translation MFACDHTSVDDDDDDDDEQESSADETAHILRSPQTPPNMNRRRLPPLIEEVLDSYGQWDRPQRQLEDDVCHVTRDGTLNEDEEEEAGVEELRLRMVELLMELEETRNDSCRQEENFLEMKSMLEDERMAKAHQAETFTRQLDALKVQLVRVREELAAAEREKRSRLEDAETALRRAEEAALALQEAGEEAAAESENDIACLQEELCRLGVQIQRSRDRAGRVLGPRTESGAVVCCHGDLGADGAHAEDEFASLSRQRLQLGDANRQLSGRVREEEQKQPAHVTEEGPRPSSADLPEAARLRLRLRQVEDAEPEARAERERVARSLGSLRRLHDDSRRRCAALEEELRCRKAELKAELGRVPVEGTQSGPSPPETPYVSAPVLGVIAIMGLMWCWWEELAS, via the exons ATGTTTGCATGTGATCACACGAGTGTA gacgatgatgatgacgacgacgacgaacaGGAGTCTTCGGCGGACGAGACTGCTCACATCTTGAGGAGCCCTCAAACCCCCCCGAACATGAACAGACGACGGCTGCCCCCCCTCATTGAGGAAGTTCTGGACTCGTACGGTCAGTGGGATCGTCCCCAAC GCCAGCTGGAGGATGACGTGTGTCACGTGACACGAGATGGAACATTGAAtgaggacgaggaggaagaggcAGGCGTGGAAGAGCTCCGGCTCCGGATGGTGGAGCTCCTGATGGAGCTGGAGGAGACTCGGAATGATTCCTGCAGACAAGAAGAGAACTTTCTGGAAATGAAGA GTATGCTGGAGGACGAGCGAATGGCCAAGGCCCATCAGGCGGAAACCTTCACCAGACAATTGGATGCGCTGAAAG TCCAGTTGGTCCGCGTTCGGGAGGAGCTGGCGGCGGCCGAGCGGGAGAAGCGGAGCCGTCTGGAGGACGCCGAGACGGCGCTACGCCGGGCCGAGGAGGCGGCGCTGGCGCTGCAGGAGGCCGGCGAAGAGGCGGCGGCCGAGAGCGAGAACGACATCGCCTGCCTGCAGGAGGAGCTCTGCCGGCTCGGGGTCCAGATCCAGCGCTCCCGCGACCGGGCAGGCCGGGTCCTCGGCCCGAGGACGGAGAGCGGGGCCGTCGTGTGTTGCCACGGTGACCTAG GTGCGGACGGGGCGCACGCGGAGGACGAGTTTGCGTCCCTGAGCCGCCAACGTCTTCAGCTGGGCGACGCCAACCGGCAGTTGAGCGGCAGAGTCAGAGAAGAAGAGCAAAAGCAGCCGGCGCACGT gacggaggaagggccGCGCCCGTCGTCCGCCGACCTTCCGGAAGCCGCCCGGCTTCGGCTACGGCTGCGCCAGGTGGAGGACGCCGAGCCGGAGGCGCGTGCCGAG CGCGAGCGCGTGGCGCGTTCGCTCGGCTCGCTGCGACGTCTCCACGACGACAGCCGGCGCCGGTGCGCCGCCCTGGAGGAGGAGCTGAGATGCCGCAAGGCCGAACTTAAGGCCGAACTTGGGCGTGTTCCGGTTGAGGGGACGCAG AGCGGCCCGAGCCCTCCCGAGACCCCCTACGTGTCGGCCCCTGTGCTAGGCGTGATTGCTATAATGGGCTTGATGTGGTGCTGGTGGGAGGAGCTGGCGTCCTAG
- the LOC144068820 gene encoding uncharacterized protein LOC144068820 isoform X3, translating to MFACDHTSVDDDDDDDDEQESSADETAHILRSPQTPPNMNRRRLPPLIEEVLDSYGQWDRPQRQLEDDVCHVTRDGTLNEDEEEEAGVEELRLRMVELLMELEETRNDSCRQEENFLEMKSMLEDERMAKAHQAETFTRQLDALKVQLVRVREELAAAEREKRSRLEDAETALRRAEEAALALQEAGEEAAAESENDIACLQEELCRLGVQIQRSRDRAGRVLGPRTESGAVVCCHGDLGADGAHAEDEFASLSRQRLQLGDANRQLSGRVREEEQKQPAHVTEEGPRPSSADLPEAARLRLRLRQVEDAEPEARAERERVARSLGSLRRLHDDSRRRCAALEEELRCRKAELKAELGRVPVEGTQGDAGGWNLAVAVAAIFVLSLFWLTRA from the exons ATGTTTGCATGTGATCACACGAGTGTA gacgatgatgatgacgacgacgacgaacaGGAGTCTTCGGCGGACGAGACTGCTCACATCTTGAGGAGCCCTCAAACCCCCCCGAACATGAACAGACGACGGCTGCCCCCCCTCATTGAGGAAGTTCTGGACTCGTACGGTCAGTGGGATCGTCCCCAAC GCCAGCTGGAGGATGACGTGTGTCACGTGACACGAGATGGAACATTGAAtgaggacgaggaggaagaggcAGGCGTGGAAGAGCTCCGGCTCCGGATGGTGGAGCTCCTGATGGAGCTGGAGGAGACTCGGAATGATTCCTGCAGACAAGAAGAGAACTTTCTGGAAATGAAGA GTATGCTGGAGGACGAGCGAATGGCCAAGGCCCATCAGGCGGAAACCTTCACCAGACAATTGGATGCGCTGAAAG TCCAGTTGGTCCGCGTTCGGGAGGAGCTGGCGGCGGCCGAGCGGGAGAAGCGGAGCCGTCTGGAGGACGCCGAGACGGCGCTACGCCGGGCCGAGGAGGCGGCGCTGGCGCTGCAGGAGGCCGGCGAAGAGGCGGCGGCCGAGAGCGAGAACGACATCGCCTGCCTGCAGGAGGAGCTCTGCCGGCTCGGGGTCCAGATCCAGCGCTCCCGCGACCGGGCAGGCCGGGTCCTCGGCCCGAGGACGGAGAGCGGGGCCGTCGTGTGTTGCCACGGTGACCTAG GTGCGGACGGGGCGCACGCGGAGGACGAGTTTGCGTCCCTGAGCCGCCAACGTCTTCAGCTGGGCGACGCCAACCGGCAGTTGAGCGGCAGAGTCAGAGAAGAAGAGCAAAAGCAGCCGGCGCACGT gacggaggaagggccGCGCCCGTCGTCCGCCGACCTTCCGGAAGCCGCCCGGCTTCGGCTACGGCTGCGCCAGGTGGAGGACGCCGAGCCGGAGGCGCGTGCCGAG CGCGAGCGCGTGGCGCGTTCGCTCGGCTCGCTGCGACGTCTCCACGACGACAGCCGGCGCCGGTGCGCCGCCCTGGAGGAGGAGCTGAGATGCCGCAAGGCCGAACTTAAGGCCGAACTTGGGCGTGTTCCGGTTGAGGGGACGCAG GGCGACGCGGGAGGCTGGAACCTGGCCGTGGCCGTAGCGGCCATCTTTGTTCTGTCTCTGTTCTGGCTGACCCGAGCTTGA
- the LOC144068820 gene encoding uncharacterized protein LOC144068820 isoform X2 — protein sequence MFACDHTSVDDDDDDDDEQESSADETAHILRSPQTPPNMNRRRLPPLIEEVLDSYGQLEDDVCHVTRDGTLNEDEEEEAGVEELRLRMVELLMELEETRNDSCRQEENFLEMKSMLEDERMAKAHQAETFTRQLDALKVQLVRVREELAAAEREKRSRLEDAETALRRAEEAALALQEAGEEAAAESENDIACLQEELCRLGVQIQRSRDRAGRVLGPRTESGAVVCCHGDLGADGAHAEDEFASLSRQRLQLGDANRQLSGRVREEEQKQPAHVTEEGPRPSSADLPEAARLRLRLRQVEDAEPEARAERERVARSLGSLRRLHDDSRRRCAALEEELRCRKAELKAELGRVPVEGTQSGPSPPETPYVSAPVLGVIAIMGLMWCWWEELAS from the exons ATGTTTGCATGTGATCACACGAGTGTA gacgatgatgatgacgacgacgacgaacaGGAGTCTTCGGCGGACGAGACTGCTCACATCTTGAGGAGCCCTCAAACCCCCCCGAACATGAACAGACGACGGCTGCCCCCCCTCATTGAGGAAGTTCTGGACTCGTACG GCCAGCTGGAGGATGACGTGTGTCACGTGACACGAGATGGAACATTGAAtgaggacgaggaggaagaggcAGGCGTGGAAGAGCTCCGGCTCCGGATGGTGGAGCTCCTGATGGAGCTGGAGGAGACTCGGAATGATTCCTGCAGACAAGAAGAGAACTTTCTGGAAATGAAGA GTATGCTGGAGGACGAGCGAATGGCCAAGGCCCATCAGGCGGAAACCTTCACCAGACAATTGGATGCGCTGAAAG TCCAGTTGGTCCGCGTTCGGGAGGAGCTGGCGGCGGCCGAGCGGGAGAAGCGGAGCCGTCTGGAGGACGCCGAGACGGCGCTACGCCGGGCCGAGGAGGCGGCGCTGGCGCTGCAGGAGGCCGGCGAAGAGGCGGCGGCCGAGAGCGAGAACGACATCGCCTGCCTGCAGGAGGAGCTCTGCCGGCTCGGGGTCCAGATCCAGCGCTCCCGCGACCGGGCAGGCCGGGTCCTCGGCCCGAGGACGGAGAGCGGGGCCGTCGTGTGTTGCCACGGTGACCTAG GTGCGGACGGGGCGCACGCGGAGGACGAGTTTGCGTCCCTGAGCCGCCAACGTCTTCAGCTGGGCGACGCCAACCGGCAGTTGAGCGGCAGAGTCAGAGAAGAAGAGCAAAAGCAGCCGGCGCACGT gacggaggaagggccGCGCCCGTCGTCCGCCGACCTTCCGGAAGCCGCCCGGCTTCGGCTACGGCTGCGCCAGGTGGAGGACGCCGAGCCGGAGGCGCGTGCCGAG CGCGAGCGCGTGGCGCGTTCGCTCGGCTCGCTGCGACGTCTCCACGACGACAGCCGGCGCCGGTGCGCCGCCCTGGAGGAGGAGCTGAGATGCCGCAAGGCCGAACTTAAGGCCGAACTTGGGCGTGTTCCGGTTGAGGGGACGCAG AGCGGCCCGAGCCCTCCCGAGACCCCCTACGTGTCGGCCCCTGTGCTAGGCGTGATTGCTATAATGGGCTTGATGTGGTGCTGGTGGGAGGAGCTGGCGTCCTAG
- the LOC144068820 gene encoding uncharacterized protein LOC144068820 isoform X4 → MNRRRLPPLIEEVLDSYGQWDRPQRQLEDDVCHVTRDGTLNEDEEEEAGVEELRLRMVELLMELEETRNDSCRQEENFLEMKSMLEDERMAKAHQAETFTRQLDALKVQLVRVREELAAAEREKRSRLEDAETALRRAEEAALALQEAGEEAAAESENDIACLQEELCRLGVQIQRSRDRAGRVLGPRTESGAVVCCHGDLGADGAHAEDEFASLSRQRLQLGDANRQLSGRVREEEQKQPAHVTEEGPRPSSADLPEAARLRLRLRQVEDAEPEARAERERVARSLGSLRRLHDDSRRRCAALEEELRCRKAELKAELGRVPVEGTQSGPSPPETPYVSAPVLGVIAIMGLMWCWWEELAS, encoded by the exons ATGAACAGACGACGGCTGCCCCCCCTCATTGAGGAAGTTCTGGACTCGTACGGTCAGTGGGATCGTCCCCAAC GCCAGCTGGAGGATGACGTGTGTCACGTGACACGAGATGGAACATTGAAtgaggacgaggaggaagaggcAGGCGTGGAAGAGCTCCGGCTCCGGATGGTGGAGCTCCTGATGGAGCTGGAGGAGACTCGGAATGATTCCTGCAGACAAGAAGAGAACTTTCTGGAAATGAAGA GTATGCTGGAGGACGAGCGAATGGCCAAGGCCCATCAGGCGGAAACCTTCACCAGACAATTGGATGCGCTGAAAG TCCAGTTGGTCCGCGTTCGGGAGGAGCTGGCGGCGGCCGAGCGGGAGAAGCGGAGCCGTCTGGAGGACGCCGAGACGGCGCTACGCCGGGCCGAGGAGGCGGCGCTGGCGCTGCAGGAGGCCGGCGAAGAGGCGGCGGCCGAGAGCGAGAACGACATCGCCTGCCTGCAGGAGGAGCTCTGCCGGCTCGGGGTCCAGATCCAGCGCTCCCGCGACCGGGCAGGCCGGGTCCTCGGCCCGAGGACGGAGAGCGGGGCCGTCGTGTGTTGCCACGGTGACCTAG GTGCGGACGGGGCGCACGCGGAGGACGAGTTTGCGTCCCTGAGCCGCCAACGTCTTCAGCTGGGCGACGCCAACCGGCAGTTGAGCGGCAGAGTCAGAGAAGAAGAGCAAAAGCAGCCGGCGCACGT gacggaggaagggccGCGCCCGTCGTCCGCCGACCTTCCGGAAGCCGCCCGGCTTCGGCTACGGCTGCGCCAGGTGGAGGACGCCGAGCCGGAGGCGCGTGCCGAG CGCGAGCGCGTGGCGCGTTCGCTCGGCTCGCTGCGACGTCTCCACGACGACAGCCGGCGCCGGTGCGCCGCCCTGGAGGAGGAGCTGAGATGCCGCAAGGCCGAACTTAAGGCCGAACTTGGGCGTGTTCCGGTTGAGGGGACGCAG AGCGGCCCGAGCCCTCCCGAGACCCCCTACGTGTCGGCCCCTGTGCTAGGCGTGATTGCTATAATGGGCTTGATGTGGTGCTGGTGGGAGGAGCTGGCGTCCTAG